A DNA window from Paenibacillus sp. HWE-109 contains the following coding sequences:
- a CDS encoding ABC transporter permease, translated as MDNEHRYINRQPNFFKRVDKGKYVLLMFLPCLLYYVFFQYAPMLGIVISFKNYNLVKGIWSSEWVGLKYYLMFLQDPGSLKLIQNTFLLGIYSLLFGFAPPIMLALLLNEVKNALFKRFVQTVSYLPHFISNVVVVGMIVTFLSPSGGLINEMIQSLGYKPINFMMEPGLFRAIYVTSGVWQSFGWGSIIYLAALSAIDPTLYEAAEMDGASRWKKMWHITLPGIAPAIITLLILNVGNITQVGFEKVFLLTNPINLKTADILSTNVYKIGLIGGQISYASAVGLFASVISLVFLLGTNYMSRKITQTSLW; from the coding sequence ATGGACAACGAACACCGTTACATCAATCGCCAACCCAACTTTTTCAAAAGAGTAGATAAAGGGAAATATGTGCTTCTGATGTTCTTGCCTTGTTTATTGTATTATGTCTTCTTTCAATACGCTCCCATGCTCGGGATCGTCATAAGTTTCAAGAATTACAATTTAGTGAAAGGGATTTGGTCGAGTGAATGGGTGGGGCTCAAATACTATTTGATGTTCCTGCAGGACCCAGGTTCTCTAAAGTTGATCCAAAACACGTTTCTGCTGGGGATCTATTCCTTATTGTTTGGTTTTGCACCGCCGATCATGTTGGCATTGCTGCTCAATGAGGTGAAGAATGCGCTGTTCAAACGTTTTGTTCAAACGGTCAGCTACTTACCTCATTTTATTTCCAATGTCGTTGTCGTAGGCATGATTGTTACGTTTCTCTCGCCTTCGGGCGGGTTGATTAATGAAATGATTCAATCGCTAGGCTATAAACCCATCAATTTCATGATGGAACCAGGCTTGTTTCGTGCGATTTACGTGACATCCGGGGTGTGGCAAAGCTTTGGCTGGGGTTCGATCATCTACCTTGCAGCATTATCAGCGATTGATCCAACATTATATGAAGCGGCAGAAATGGATGGGGCTTCGCGTTGGAAAAAGATGTGGCATATCACCTTGCCAGGTATTGCGCCTGCCATTATCACTTTGCTTATCCTCAATGTGGGCAATATTACACAAGTCGGTTTTGAGAAAGTGTTTCTGCTTACGAACCCGATCAACTTGAAGACGGCGGATATTCTAAGTACCAATGTGTACAAGATAGGGTTAATTGGCGGACAGATCAGCTACGCTTCTGCGGTTGGCTTGTTTGCATCCGTCATCAGTTTAGTTTTTCTCCTAGGCACCAATTACATGAGTCGCAAAATTACGCAAACTAGCTTATGGTAG
- a CDS encoding endo-1,4-beta-xylanase, whose amino-acid sequence MFSGKMKGFQLILFITFMMVLSLLHPLIGMAAIDSTVPSGQIASNLFTNPDFETGTVNGWTARGNSTLTVNSDAHTGAYSMKVVRTAAFRGVQQAVYGKMKVGSEYDISVWVKVDAAGAGKEIRLTLDKSIDGGTKPSVFKGVGSAKNLVAGQWTPIQATYKVAEETSGAITNLTLYLESATDAFDIYVDDAVLLEKPNELISNPGMELGISPWQIRGSGVVLQAVYAPQPVYNGTKSLLVSGRSANWKGVMQPMLSKLVKGKTYLVSAWVRLPEGKEEKISLSLQKVIGGVTSYQGVASVTANGQEWKQISGAFTLEYTGTLSSLDLYFETASTGTNFYLDDVSVVEKVIPPKVVETNIPSLKDAFAADFPIGVALPPDYLNGDVHSDLIKKHFNSITAENSMKPSYLQPREGEFTFDTADAYVNFAQANGMKVRGHTLVWHQGVGNWMFVNAQGQPATKELLYARLENHIKTIVERYKGKIYAWDVVNEAIDASQSDGFRRTNWYSIAGPEFIEKAFQYAHEADPDAKLFYNEFGIFESSAKLDFTISMIQNLLAKGVPIHGIGVQTHNTIYIPDKDTVDRTMAKLVALGIDIQITEMDMSIYKNDTEKYDAITDKQIVDALLVQQAYQYKDMFEVFNKYKANITGVTFWGLADDRTWLDKTSANRKDLPLLFDESLKAKSAYWALVDPSKLPVRIQTIHAEESGALTMDAAGLENPVWDYMTPVTVAGSTYTSASFKTLWHDNALYVKVEVDDSTVDATDAVKLFVDGNNRRTTVYDQDDHAYTYSRLQAQGSASSYLQDGANGYKGIFRLPLDSTLPAVGKNIGFDVSIANGAETIHWNDTSGQQAVTMANVGLLKFTPASLYAEARKGTPIIDGEIDASWDESSIHTTERYLTTSTAQGAKGKFRTQWDDQYLYVLVEVDDPLLSATNAQTHLQDSVELFIDENNHKSSLYENDDAQIRFNYLNQISSRGTFLRDQLQSVTKTVYGDDHNILGYRVEAAIRWNTITPKAGHVMGFDVQVNDDPGIGTRNSVAMWNNLTDKGWVDTSGFGVIRLVNGEVSAGTAAAVLTGDDQVKIGETYTLDYGLTGARNVSAQDVTIHYDSQAFELIDAQPLSANTVILNRTSSSPVGTERFVLATTDAAHVLNGDVPVLRFTFTAKTTTSGVIIASGPVTLADGNGNEWQAAPVEKTVIVTAILDKTMLLAAAQNAEALHAGAVEGYANGQYIMGAKTALQAIIAVAQASLARLDITQAELDQAVVQVNQAVALFTSKVITASMGDIAGLGGLPDGKISVADLGFVAYHFGTASSNANWAEVSKADIDKNGVIDIYDLTFVARRIN is encoded by the coding sequence ATGTTTTCAGGAAAAATGAAAGGTTTCCAGCTCATCTTGTTTATTACATTCATGATGGTTTTGTCGCTTCTACATCCTTTGATTGGAATGGCGGCGATAGATTCAACGGTGCCTTCCGGGCAGATTGCGTCTAACCTGTTTACGAACCCTGACTTCGAGACAGGAACAGTCAATGGCTGGACAGCGCGTGGTAACTCAACACTTACGGTCAATAGTGATGCTCATACGGGGGCATACAGCATGAAGGTTGTCCGTACCGCTGCATTTCGCGGTGTGCAGCAGGCGGTTTATGGCAAGATGAAGGTAGGCAGTGAATACGACATCAGTGTATGGGTCAAGGTGGATGCTGCGGGTGCCGGGAAGGAGATCCGGCTTACGCTGGATAAGAGCATTGATGGAGGAACGAAGCCCAGCGTGTTTAAAGGAGTGGGGTCCGCCAAAAATTTGGTAGCCGGACAATGGACCCCAATTCAAGCAACTTACAAAGTGGCGGAGGAAACTTCGGGAGCGATTACGAACTTGACTCTGTATTTGGAATCCGCTACGGATGCCTTTGATATCTATGTGGATGATGCGGTTCTTCTGGAGAAACCCAATGAACTGATCAGTAATCCGGGTATGGAGCTTGGAATCAGCCCTTGGCAAATTCGGGGCAGCGGCGTCGTTCTCCAAGCTGTCTATGCGCCACAGCCTGTGTATAATGGAACGAAAAGTTTGCTGGTGTCAGGACGCAGTGCAAATTGGAAAGGCGTCATGCAGCCAATGTTAAGTAAACTTGTAAAAGGGAAGACTTATCTCGTATCAGCCTGGGTCAGACTTCCGGAGGGGAAGGAAGAAAAGATTAGTTTAAGTCTCCAGAAGGTCATAGGTGGCGTAACCTCTTATCAGGGTGTTGCTTCTGTAACGGCAAATGGGCAGGAGTGGAAGCAAATCTCTGGCGCATTTACGTTGGAATATACGGGCACTTTGTCGTCGCTGGATCTTTATTTCGAGACGGCAAGCACGGGAACCAATTTCTACTTGGATGATGTCAGTGTGGTGGAAAAGGTGATTCCTCCCAAGGTTGTCGAAACCAATATCCCCTCATTGAAGGATGCTTTTGCCGCTGATTTCCCCATCGGGGTTGCATTGCCGCCCGATTATTTGAATGGGGATGTACACAGCGATTTAATTAAGAAGCATTTCAACAGCATAACCGCTGAGAATTCCATGAAGCCTTCTTATCTGCAGCCTAGGGAAGGTGAATTCACTTTTGATACGGCCGATGCCTATGTGAATTTCGCCCAAGCGAACGGGATGAAAGTACGCGGTCATACGTTGGTTTGGCATCAAGGAGTCGGCAATTGGATGTTTGTGAATGCACAAGGTCAACCTGCGACAAAAGAATTGCTGTATGCGCGATTGGAAAACCATATCAAAACAATCGTTGAACGGTATAAAGGCAAGATTTATGCCTGGGATGTCGTCAACGAAGCGATTGATGCTAGTCAATCGGATGGCTTCCGCAGAACCAATTGGTATAGTATAGCGGGGCCGGAGTTTATTGAAAAAGCGTTCCAATATGCGCATGAAGCAGACCCGGATGCGAAGCTTTTTTACAATGAATTCGGCATATTCGAATCATCTGCCAAGCTGGACTTCACCATTAGCATGATTCAGAACCTGCTTGCAAAGGGAGTACCTATTCATGGAATCGGCGTGCAAACGCACAATACAATCTATATTCCGGATAAAGATACAGTAGATCGTACGATGGCGAAGCTAGTGGCACTTGGTATCGATATTCAGATTACAGAGATGGATATGTCCATCTACAAAAATGACACTGAAAAGTATGATGCCATCACCGATAAGCAGATTGTGGACGCTTTGTTGGTTCAGCAAGCCTACCAATACAAAGACATGTTTGAAGTTTTCAACAAATATAAAGCGAATATTACAGGTGTTACGTTTTGGGGATTAGCTGATGATCGCACATGGCTGGATAAGACGTCAGCTAATAGAAAGGATCTTCCCCTTCTCTTCGATGAATCTTTAAAAGCGAAGTCGGCTTATTGGGCGTTGGTAGACCCAAGTAAGCTACCAGTCCGTATTCAAACGATACATGCTGAAGAGAGTGGGGCTTTGACGATGGATGCTGCTGGATTAGAGAATCCTGTGTGGGATTATATGACCCCAGTAACGGTCGCAGGCAGCACGTACACTAGCGCTTCCTTCAAGACGTTATGGCATGACAACGCCTTGTATGTCAAAGTAGAAGTGGATGATAGCACCGTAGACGCCACGGACGCAGTAAAGTTGTTTGTGGATGGAAATAACCGCAGAACGACGGTTTATGATCAGGACGATCATGCGTATACGTATAGCAGACTGCAGGCTCAAGGGAGTGCCAGCAGCTATTTGCAGGATGGAGCGAACGGTTATAAAGGCATATTCCGTTTGCCGTTGGATAGTACCCTACCTGCTGTAGGTAAAAACATAGGATTTGATGTTAGCATAGCGAATGGCGCAGAAACGATTCATTGGAATGATACGTCTGGCCAGCAAGCAGTCACGATGGCTAACGTGGGTTTGTTGAAATTTACCCCGGCCTCCTTGTATGCGGAAGCAAGAAAAGGTACACCAATCATTGACGGAGAGATAGACGCAAGCTGGGATGAAAGCAGTATTCATACGACTGAGCGGTACTTGACAACTTCAACAGCGCAAGGGGCCAAAGGGAAATTCCGGACCCAGTGGGATGACCAATATCTATATGTGTTGGTTGAAGTGGATGACCCGTTATTAAGCGCAACGAATGCGCAAACCCATTTGCAGGATTCTGTAGAATTATTTATTGATGAGAATAATCACAAAAGCAGTTTGTATGAGAACGATGATGCACAAATTCGATTCAATTACTTGAATCAAATCAGCTCTAGAGGGACATTCCTCAGGGATCAGCTGCAATCTGTTACGAAGACGGTATACGGAGATGACCATAACATCCTTGGTTACCGGGTGGAAGCTGCAATCAGATGGAATACGATAACTCCTAAGGCAGGTCATGTTATGGGATTCGATGTTCAGGTTAATGATGATCCTGGCATTGGAACACGAAATAGTGTGGCTATGTGGAACAATTTGACTGACAAGGGTTGGGTGGACACTTCTGGCTTTGGTGTTATCCGATTAGTAAATGGAGAAGTCTCTGCGGGGACGGCGGCTGCCGTTCTGACAGGCGATGATCAAGTGAAAATAGGCGAGACGTATACGCTTGACTACGGATTAACGGGAGCACGGAATGTGTCAGCGCAGGATGTTACGATCCATTATGATAGTCAGGCGTTTGAACTGATCGATGCACAGCCACTTTCAGCCAACACCGTTATCTTGAACCGGACTTCGAGCAGCCCTGTGGGCACCGAAAGGTTCGTCTTGGCGACAACCGATGCTGCCCACGTACTTAATGGCGATGTGCCCGTGTTGCGCTTTACCTTCACAGCGAAGACCACGACGAGCGGGGTGATAATTGCAAGCGGTCCTGTCACATTAGCGGACGGAAACGGGAATGAATGGCAGGCTGCGCCAGTAGAAAAAACGGTAATCGTTACGGCGATACTAGATAAGACGATGCTGCTCGCTGCTGCACAGAATGCTGAAGCTTTGCATGCCGGAGCCGTGGAGGGCTATGCCAACGGGCAGTACATCATGGGAGCGAAAACAGCGTTGCAAGCGATTATTGCTGTGGCGCAAGCCTCTTTGGCTAGGCTTGATATTACACAAGCCGAGTTGGATCAGGCCGTCGTGCAAGTCAACCAGGCTGTCGCTTTGTTTACAAGCAAGGTGATCACTGCCAGCATGGGCGACATTGCCGGATTAGGCGGACTTCCTGACGGCAAAATCAGCGTCGCCGACTTGGGATTTGTGGCTTATCATTTTGGCACAGCTTCGTCAAACGCCAACTGGGCAGAGGTAAGCAAAGCCGATATCGACAAGAACGGTGTTATTGATATTTATGATCTTACTTTTGTGGCGAGAAGAATAAACTGA
- a CDS encoding extracellular solute-binding protein produces MRKVGLVVLNMALALTVLAGCTTKSATESAAPNSSGNPQQSPGSTAAGSTALAKNTFTALLETNASWPYNKDWPIWKYFEEKTGATWNVQLPSGNLQDTTTLNVASGSLPDLTFGYTPIANTYGIQGVFANILDYTDIMPNFKKWMDKYPTYVKASLASDGKMYVFPNEGYGKANGMSWLYRQDIFQKNNLKPPATFDEFYQELKQLKRIYPDSTPFVFRNGLNILSNMAPSFDTNGGYYLDKNSNKAKFGPIEPNYKKMVEYLHKFYVDGLIPADFLTVDTKRWQDMISTNKSFVTNDYIVRIDFFNTPMRKENPDSTLAFMPPASGFAGTKPLLLNTQSVDGGLMVSAKSKKIKEIMKMMDFFYSEEGKTMASWGKEGETFTVANGKKQFKPGLFSNATELANKYGLTTLGTYTWFDFDAYKSIISPSLQSAYDEADKYMDAYSPLPKNTQDELDTLSITGKAVTDAYSESISKFIVGQRSLDEWDQYVEELKKAGLQKTLDVYQAAFDRVQKTK; encoded by the coding sequence ATGAGAAAAGTGGGTTTAGTTGTATTAAATATGGCGTTGGCTCTTACTGTACTTGCTGGGTGTACAACCAAATCAGCCACGGAGAGCGCGGCTCCTAACAGCAGCGGGAATCCGCAGCAAAGTCCAGGAAGTACAGCTGCAGGAAGTACGGCATTGGCTAAGAATACGTTCACGGCGCTGTTGGAAACCAATGCAAGCTGGCCGTACAACAAGGATTGGCCGATCTGGAAATACTTTGAGGAGAAAACGGGAGCTACTTGGAATGTGCAGCTTCCCTCTGGAAATTTACAAGATACCACTACTTTGAATGTAGCTTCGGGCTCATTGCCTGATCTAACATTCGGCTATACACCGATTGCCAACACCTACGGTATTCAAGGGGTGTTCGCCAATATTCTTGATTACACGGATATCATGCCAAATTTTAAAAAATGGATGGACAAATATCCGACTTATGTGAAAGCGTCCCTAGCGTCGGACGGGAAAATGTACGTATTTCCTAATGAAGGTTATGGAAAGGCAAATGGTATGAGCTGGTTGTATCGTCAGGATATTTTCCAGAAAAATAATTTGAAGCCGCCGGCTACTTTCGATGAGTTCTATCAAGAATTAAAGCAGCTCAAGCGAATTTATCCGGATTCAACGCCTTTTGTTTTCCGTAATGGCTTGAATATTCTTAGCAATATGGCTCCTTCTTTTGATACGAACGGTGGTTACTATCTGGATAAGAATTCGAATAAAGCTAAGTTCGGTCCTATTGAGCCTAACTACAAGAAAATGGTGGAATACTTGCATAAGTTTTACGTAGATGGCCTGATTCCAGCCGACTTCCTGACTGTGGATACGAAACGTTGGCAGGATATGATTTCGACGAATAAGAGCTTTGTAACGAATGACTACATCGTTCGGATCGATTTCTTCAACACGCCAATGCGCAAGGAAAATCCGGATTCCACCCTAGCCTTTATGCCGCCTGCATCGGGCTTCGCCGGTACTAAACCATTGCTGCTCAATACACAGTCTGTAGACGGGGGATTGATGGTATCGGCCAAGTCGAAGAAAATTAAAGAAATTATGAAAATGATGGACTTTTTCTACAGTGAAGAAGGAAAAACCATGGCAAGCTGGGGCAAAGAAGGCGAGACCTTTACGGTGGCAAATGGTAAGAAGCAATTCAAGCCCGGCTTATTCAGCAACGCGACCGAGCTAGCGAATAAATATGGCTTGACGACACTGGGAACCTATACCTGGTTTGATTTCGACGCGTACAAATCCATCATTTCCCCCAGTTTGCAATCGGCTTACGATGAGGCAGACAAGTATATGGATGCTTACAGTCCGCTTCCGAAGAACACGCAAGATGAGCTGGATACCTTATCCATCACCGGAAAAGCGGTCACTGATGCGTATTCAGAGAGTATTTCGAAGTTTATCGTAGGTCAAAGAAGTCTGGACGAATGGGATCAATACGTAGAAGAACTCAAAAAAGCAGGCCTTCAGAAAACGCTTGATGTGTATCAGGCTGCTTTTGACCGGGTTCAGAAAACGAAGTAA
- a CDS encoding carbohydrate ABC transporter permease: protein MKQRITVFSILNLVLMLCVVVITLYPFLYMLAVSLSESTFVMKGAVTWYPKGFNLDMYKLVLKDSRIMKGFLNTILYTALGTAVSLIITAFGAYAITKKEMIFTKGFTLMVVITLFFSGGMIPTFLVVKSYGLMDTVWAMVLPNAVNSWNLLVMCSFFRGIPKEIEESGKMDGLNDIAIALRIVFPMSKAVFTAIGLFTMVGLWNDFFTPLLYLRDVNLFPLSVVLRNIMLAGQMASEATSSQGDAIVSESLKYAVLMVSILPILLLYPFLQKYFDKGVWVGSIKG, encoded by the coding sequence ATGAAGCAAAGAATCACTGTATTTTCCATCCTCAACCTCGTTCTTATGCTTTGTGTGGTCGTGATCACCCTCTATCCATTTCTTTACATGCTTGCGGTTTCCTTGAGTGAAAGTACGTTTGTCATGAAAGGCGCGGTTACTTGGTACCCCAAAGGGTTTAATCTGGACATGTATAAGCTGGTTTTGAAGGACTCCCGGATTATGAAGGGTTTTCTCAATACGATCCTCTACACGGCGCTTGGAACTGCGGTTTCTTTAATCATTACAGCTTTCGGGGCTTATGCCATTACGAAGAAAGAGATGATTTTTACAAAAGGTTTTACCCTGATGGTTGTCATTACTTTATTTTTTAGCGGTGGTATGATCCCGACATTTCTTGTCGTTAAGTCCTATGGGCTTATGGATACCGTATGGGCGATGGTGCTTCCGAATGCTGTGAATTCATGGAATCTGTTAGTGATGTGCTCGTTTTTTCGAGGCATACCAAAGGAAATAGAAGAGTCGGGTAAAATGGATGGTTTGAACGATATTGCTATTGCTTTGCGTATCGTATTTCCAATGTCAAAAGCTGTTTTTACGGCGATTGGATTATTTACGATGGTTGGATTGTGGAACGACTTCTTCACACCGCTGTTATATCTCAGGGATGTCAATCTATTCCCGTTATCCGTCGTATTACGCAATATTATGCTTGCTGGACAGATGGCTTCCGAAGCAACTAGCAGTCAAGGCGATGCCATTGTCTCGGAGTCACTGAAATATGCGGTTCTTATGGTCTCTATCCTGCCGATTCTACTGCTGTATCCCTTTTTGCAGAAATACTTTGATAAAGGGGTTTGGGTAGGCTCGATCAAAGGATGA